In Paroedura picta isolate Pp20150507F chromosome 6, Ppicta_v3.0, whole genome shotgun sequence, one genomic interval encodes:
- the LOC143839281 gene encoding olfactory receptor 52K1-like, giving the protein MEALRGYNASASNVDSTVFFLSGVPGLEIFHVWISIPFCSMFTIAILGNTLLLYVIKTDATLHKPMFSFLSMLASIDLVLSLTTMPKTLCIFWFRAREISLDACLVQMFFLHTFVIMESTVLLAMAFDRYVAICQPLRYNTILTRSLIVKFGLMTLARGVLLVSPLPFLLRWLPYCGSHIISHCFCEHMALVRLACCSTRFNNIYGIIVALLVVFLDLTFIGLSYAKILRTVFSLASKEEQLKAFGTCISHLCAILVFYTPAILSSIIHRFGHHIAPHIHILLTNSYLLFPPMMNPIIYGVKTKQIRDRVLHLFHRKSF; this is encoded by the coding sequence ATGGAGGCTCTCCGTGGCTATAATGCCTCTGCTTCCAACGTTGACTCCACCGTGTTCTTCTTGTCTGGTGTTCCTGGTCTGGAAATCTTCCACGTGTGGATCTCCATCCCTTTCTGCTCCATGTTCACCATTGCCATTCTGGGCAACACCCTCCTCCTGTATGTGATCAAGACGGATGCCACCCTCCACAAACCcatgttttccttcctctccatgctAGCGTCTATTGATCTGGTGTTGTCCCTCACCACCATGCCCAAGACCCTCTGCATCTTCTGGTTCAGGGCCAGGGAGATCAGCTTGGATGCCTGCCTTGTCCAGATGTTCTTCCTCCACACCTTTGTCATCATGGAATCCACTGTTCTTTTGGCCATGGCCTTTGACCGGTATGTTGCCATCTGCCAGCCCCTGAGGTACAACACCATCCTCACCCGTTCGTTGATAGTGAAATTTGGGCTGATGACCTTGGCACGGGGTGTACTTCTGGTGTCTCCTTTGCCCTTCCTGCTTCGGTGGCTGCCCTACTGTGGCTCCCACATCATCTCCCACTGCTTTTGTGAGCACATGGCCCTGGTGAGGCTGGCCTGTTGCAGCACGCGATTCAACAACATCTATGGGATCATTGTGGCTCTCTTGGTGGTGTTTCTGGACCTGACTTTTATTGGTCTGTCCTATGCCAAGATCCTGAGAACCGTGTTCAGTCTGGCTTCGAAGGAGGAGCAGCTGAAAGCCTTTGGGACCTGCATCTCGCACCTGTGCGCCATCTTGGTTTTCTATACTCCGGCCATTCTCTCATCAATAATACATAGATTTGGTCACCATATTGCTCCCCACATACACATCCTCCTTACAAATTCAtaccttctcttcccacccatgATGAACCCCATCATCTATGGGGTGAAAACCAAGCAAATTCGAGACAGAGTCCTCCACCTCTTCCACCGGAAAAGCTTCTGA
- the LOC143840581 gene encoding olfactory receptor 52K1-like, with translation MEAPHGYNASASNVDSTVFFLSGIPGLETFHVWISIPFCSMFTIAILGNTLLLYVIKTDATLHKPMFSFLSMLASIDLVLSLTTMPKTLCIFWFRAREISLDACLVQMFFLHTFAIMESAVLLAMAFDRYVAICQPLRYNTILTHSLIVKVGLMALARGVLLMSPLPFLLRWLPYCGSHIISHCFCEHMALVRLACCNMRFNNIYGIIVAFLVVFLDLTFISLSYAKILRTVFSLASKEEQLKAFGTCISHLCAILVFYTPVILSSIIHRFGHHIAPHIHILLTNFYVLFPPMMNPIIYGVKTKQIQDRVLHLFHRKSF, from the coding sequence ATGGAGGCTCCCCATGGCTATAATGCCTCTGCTTCCAATGTTGACTCCACAGTATTCTTCTTGTCTGGTATCCCTGGCCTTGAAACCTTCCACGTGTGGATCTCCATCCCTTTCTGCTCCATGTTCACCATTGCCATTCTGGGCAACACCCTCCTCCTGTACGTGATCAAGACGGATGCCACCCTCCACAAACCcatgttttccttcctctccatgctAGCGTCTATTGATCTGGTGTTGTCCCTCACCACCATGCCCAAGACCCTCTGCATCTTCTGGTTCAGGGCCAGGGAGATCAGCTTGGATGCCTGCCTCGTCCAGATGTTCTTCCTCCACACTTTTGCCATCATGGAATCTGCCGTGCTTTTAGCCATGGCCTTTGACCGGTATGTTGCCATCTGCCAACCCCTGAGGTACAACACCATCCTCACCCATTCGTTGATAGTAAAAGTTGGGCTGATGGCTTTAGCAAGAGGTGTTCTCCTAATGTCTCCTTTGCCCTTCCTGCTTCGGTGGCTGCCCTACTGTGGCTCCCACATCATCTCCCACTGCTTTTGTGAGCACATGGCCCTGGTGAGGCTGGCCTGTTGCAACATGCGATTCAACAACATCTATGGGATCATTGTGGCTTTCTTGGTGGTGTTCCTGGACCTGACTTTTATTAGTCTGTCCTATGCCAAGATTCTGAGAACCGTGTTCAGTTTGGCTTCGAAGGAGGAGCAGCTGAAAGCCTTTGGCACCTGCATCTCGCACCTGTGCGCCATCTTGGTTTTCTATACTCCAGTCATTCTCTCATCAATAATACATAGATTTGGTCACCATATTGCTCCCCACATACACATCCTCCTTACAAATTTCTACGTTCTCTTCCCACCCATGATGAACCCCATCATCTATGGGGTGAAAACCAAGCAAATTCAAGACAGAGTCCTCCACCTCTTCCACCGGAAAAGCTTCTGA
- the LOC143840534 gene encoding olfactory receptor 51E1-like, which produces MAANGPPTVRTLPKGVPGSGAQGSWRRLPARQTGSPRQLPCAPPPGTPVPAENGPRKEPRLHRRRPPKAHRIAVHSSLSPGGRHPTHLAMAPLQAGNFTAAVFILVGFPGMEAVQFWLAFPLCCLLLLAVLGNGAIIYIVRVERSLHEPMYLFLCMLAAIDTLISLATIPKMMAIFWLQAPSIAFDACLVQMFCIHSLSGMESTILLAMAFDRYIAICHPLSHASLLSTPRIAKIGLGAVLRGAALMAPLPVFIKRLPFCRSNVLSHSYCLHQDVMKLACADIKVNVIYGLVVIIFAIGVDSLLISVSYFFILRAALSLTQEARLKALGTCISHICAVFLFYVPFIGLSMVHRFSKTHGSHVHVIMANVHLLVPPVLNPLVYGVKTKQIRLRILRVLGKAAHR; this is translated from the exons ATGGCCGCCAACGGCCCGCCGACCGTCAGGACGCTGCccaagggagtccctggcagcggcgCGCAGGGCAGCTGGcggaggctccctgcccgccagacagggagcccccgccagctgcccTGCGCGCCGCCGCCAGGGACTCCCGTGCCAGCCGAAAACGGACCTCGGAAAGAACCCCGCCTGCATCGAAGACGGCCGCCAAAGGCCCACCGG attGCCGTTCATTCTTCCCTCAGTCCAGGAGGAAGACACCCCACCCACCTGGCCATGGCCCCTCTCCAGGCAGGCAACTTCACGGCTGCCGTGTTCATCCTGGTCGGCTTCCCAGGGATGGAGGCCGTGCAGTTCTGGCTGGCGTTCCCCCTCTGCTGCCTGCTCCTGCTGGCCGTCCTGGGCAACGGTGCCATCATATACATCGTTAGGGTCGAGCGGAGCCTCCACGAGCCCATGTACCTCTTCCTCTgcatgctggcagccattgaCACGCTGATCTCCCTGGCCACCATCCCCAAAATGATGGCCATCTTCTGGCTCCAGGCCCCCAGCATTGCGTTCGATGCTTGCCTGGTCCAGATGTTCTGCATCCACAGCCTGTCAGGCATGGAATCCACCATTCTGCTGGCGATGGCCTTCGACCGCTACATCGCCATCTGCCACCCGCTGAGTCACGCGTCCCTCCTCTCCACGCCCAGGATAGCCAAGATCGGACTGGGGGCCGTCCTCCGCGGAGCAGCCTTGATGGCCCCCCTGCCGGTTTTCATCAAGAGGCTTCCCTTCTGCCGATCGAACGTCCTCTCCCACTCCTACTGCCTCCACCAGGACGTCATGAAGCTGGCCTGTGCCGACATCAAGGTCAACGTCATCTACGGGCTGGTGGTCATCATTTTTGCCATTGGGGTGGATTCGCTGCTCATTTCTGTGTCTTACTTCTTCATCCTGAGAGCGGCCTTGAGCCTCACCCAAGAGGCACGCCTCAAGGCCCTCGGGACATGCATTTCACACATCTGCGCAGTCTTCCTTTTCTATGTGCCCTTCATTGGCTTGTCCATGGTGCACAGGTTCAGTAAGACCCATGGCTCCCATGTCCATGTCATAATGGCCAATGTGCACCTGCTGGTGCCCCCGGTGCTGAACCCCTTAGTCTACGGGGTGAAGACCAAGCAGATCCGCCTCAGGATACTGAGGGTTTTGGGCAAAGCGGCACACAGATAG
- the LOC143840535 gene encoding olfactory receptor 52N4-like, whose product MSLTTSCLPIALRGLEYEGHWAEEVSIKFGGGEWVEFGVFRVLCFNLFGVECVLCEPSMAVSNETGQVFLGFILNGIPGLEHAHLWISFPFFSMYFIGMVGNCGLLYIIWTEEALHRPMYFFLCMLSVTDIVMGTSTMPKAFCIFWLKHKEMDFISCLVQMYVVHTFTGMESGVLMLMALDRFVAICSPLRYSTILTSPIIVKVGLATFLRGVVLILPFPFLVGRLHYCGANIIAHTYCDHMAVVKLACGNIRVDAIYGLTVALLIGGFDIFCITVSYVMILRAVVGLSSKEARSKAFGTCTAHICAITISYTPAFFTFFAHRFGGHSVAPHVHIVMANLYLLLPPMMNPIVYGVKTKEIRESVSRLFLKGKTVIIHSH is encoded by the exons ATGTCATTGACCACCAGTTGCTTACCCATTGCCTTGCGGGGGCTGGAGTACGAGGGACACTGGGCTGAAGAGGTGTCCATCAAGTTTGGCGGGGGAGAATGGGTAGAGTTTGGGGTCTTCAGGGTTTTGTG TTTTAACCTCTTCGGTGTGGAATGTGTCCTTTGCGAACCCAGCATGGCAGTTTCCAATGAAACGGGACAGGTGTTCTTGGGGTTCATCCTGAATGGGATCCCAGGTCTGGAACATGCTCACCTGTGgatctccttcccttttttctctatGTACTTCATCGGCATGGTGGGAAACTGTGGCCTTCTCTACATCATCTGGACAGAGGAGGCTCTGCACAgacccatgtacttcttcctctgCATGCTCTCCGTCACAGACATCGTTATGGGCACATCCACCATGCCCAAGGCCTTCTGCATCTTCTGGCTCAAACACAAAGAAATGGActtcatctcctgcctggtccagATGTACGTGGTCCATACCTTCACCGGAATGGAGTCCGGTGTCCTCATGCTGATGGCGCTGGACCGGTTCGTCGCCATCTGCTCCCCGCTGAGATACTCCACCATCTTGACCAGTCCCATCATCGTTAAGGTGGGGCTGGCCACGTTCCTCAGAGGCGTGGTCCtcatccttcctttccctttcttggTCGGGAGGCTGCACTATTGTGGCGCAAACATCATCGCTCACACCTACTGCGACCACATGGCGGTGGTGAAGTTGGCCTGCGGTAACATCCGCGTCGATGCCATCTACGGGCTCACCGTGGCCCTGTTGATTGGAGGCTTTGACATCTTCTGCATCACCGTGTCCTACGTCATGATCCTGCGGGCTGTGGTGGGGCTCTCCTCTAAGGAAGCTCGGAGCAAGGCCTTTGGCACCTGTACGGCTCACATCTGCGCAATCACTATCTCTTACACGCCTGCTTTTTTCACCTTCTTTGCCCACCGCTTTGGGGGCCATAGCGTTGCCCCTCATGTTCACATTGTCATGGCCAACCTTTACCTTCTTCTGCCCCCCATGATGAACCCCATTGTCTATGGGGTGAAGACCAAGGAGATCCGGGAAAGTGTTTCCCGGCTGTTCCTTAAGGGGAAAACTGTAATCATTCATAGCCACTGA